One genomic window of Parasteatoda tepidariorum isolate YZ-2023 chromosome 9, CAS_Ptep_4.0, whole genome shotgun sequence includes the following:
- the LOC107437382 gene encoding uncharacterized protein, translating into MSNATLRSYSQVVLGWICSDPNKWMTFVSNRVTEIVSHTNPSQWRHCPGKDNPGDILSRGTSPSTLRHLEIWWHGPKWLIKPENWPDSKNTYEDYTHNLELKKKVQTLHTVISLPIINAGNYSSYFKLLRVTSWIFRFIYNCNTQEKMVGELNATELDQACNYWIQIVQKESFPLEHEALSKSNSLPKNSKIEKFNPLFDNNLIRLGGQLQFSDLSESEKHPILLEGSHPFTSLLIRRTHLKMHHLGVRIVLSQLRSKLWILRARQAIKKIIHTCLPCKILKQKRGEQIEAPLPAERIQKSTPF; encoded by the coding sequence ATGTCCAATGCAACATTGCGGAGTTATTCTCAAGTAGTTTTGGGTTGGATTTGCAGTGACCCAAATAAATGGATGACATTTGTTTCCAATCGAGTTACAGAAATTGTTTCTCATACTAATCCTTCCCAATGGAGACATTGCCCTGGAAAGGACAATCCTGGTGATATATTATCAAGAGGTACTTCACCATCAACACTAAGACATCTAGAAATCTGGTGGCATGGTCCTAAGTGGTTAATCAAACCTGAAAACTGGCCTGATTCTAAAAACACTTATGAAGATTACACTCACAACTTAGAATTAAAGAAGAAAGTGCAGACTCTTCACACTGTCATTTCTCTGCCAATTATCAATGCTGGAAACTACAGCtcttactttaaattgttaCGCGTGACATCTTGGATTTTTCGCTTTATTTACAACTGCAATACACAAGAAAAGATGGTTGGTGAATTGAATGCCACGGAACTGGATCAAGCTTGCAACTATTGGATACAAATCGTTCAGAAGGAATCTTTTCCTTTAGAACACGAAGCCTTGTCGAAATCAAATTCACTTCCCAAGAactcaaaaatagaaaaattcaacCCACTTTTTGACAACAACTTAATACGTCTTGGAGGCCAACTACAATTTTCTGACTTATCAGAATCGGAAAAACATCCCATCTTATTGGAAGGTTCTCACCCTTTTACAAGCCTGCTCATACGCCGCACACACTTAAAAATGCACCATCTAGGAGTTAGGATTGTGCTTTCTCAGCTTCGTTCTAAATTGTGGATATTAAGAGCAAGACAAGCCATTAAAAAGATCATACACACTTGCCTTCCTTGCAAGATACTGAAGCAAAAGCGTGGTGAACAAATAGAAGCTCCGTTACCCGCTGAAAGAATTCAAAAGTCGACCCCATTTTAA